A single Pan troglodytes isolate AG18354 chromosome 19, NHGRI_mPanTro3-v2.0_pri, whole genome shotgun sequence DNA region contains:
- the TMEM94 gene encoding transmembrane protein 94 isoform X17, producing MLFKQAELWMSHQGKGNKGEPPSALGLSTRKALSVLKEQLEAVLEGHLRERKKCLTWKEVWRSSFLHHSNRCSCFHWPGASLMLLAVLLLLGCCGGQPAGSRGVGLVNASALFLLLLLNLVLIGRQDRLKRREVERRLRGIIDQIQDALRDGREIQWPNAMYPDLHMPFAPSWSLHWAYRDGHLVNLPVSLLVEGDIIALRPGQESFASLRGIKDDEHIVLEPGDLFPPFSPPPSPRGEVERGPQSPQQHRLFRVLETPVIDNVRWCLDMALSRPVTALDNERFTVQSVMLHYAVPVVLAGFLITNALRFIFSAPGVTSWQYTLLQLQVNGVLPILPLLFPVLWVLATACGEARVLAQMSKASPSSLLAKFSEDTLSSYTEAVSSQEMLRCIWGHFLRVLGGTSPTLSHSSSLLHSLGSVTVLCCVDKQGILSWPNPSPETVLFFSGKVEPPHSSHEDLTDGLSTRSFCHPEPHERDALLAGSLNNTLHLSNEQERGDWPGEAPKPPEPYSHHKAHGRSKHPSGSNTQPGMESDPYEAEDFVCDYHLEMLSLSQDQQNPSCIQFDDSNWQLHLTSLKPLGLNVLLNLCDASVTERLCRFSDHLCNIALQESHSAVLPVHVPWGLCELARLIGFTPGAKELFKQENHLALYRLPSAETMKETSLGRLSCVTKRRPPLSHMISLFIKDTTTSTEQMLSHGTADVVLEACTDFWDGADIYPLSGSDRKKVLDFYQRACLSGYCSAFAYKPMNCALSSQLNGKCIELVQVPGQSSIFTMCELPSTIPIKQNARRSSWSSDEGIGEVLEKEDCMQALSGQIFMGMVSSQYQARLDIVRLIDGLVNACIRFVYFSLEDELKSKVFAEKMGLETGWNCHISLTPNGDMPGSEIPPSSPSHAGSLHDDLNQVSRDDAEGLLLMEEEGHSDLISFQPTDSDIPSFLEDSNRAKLPRGIHQVRPHLQNIDNVPLLVPLFTDCTPETMCEMIKIMQEYGEVTCCLGSSANLRNSCLFLQSDISIALDPLYPSRCSWETFGYATSTSMAQASDGLSPLQLSGQLNSLPCSLTFRQEETISIIRLIEQARHATYGIRKCFLFLLQCQLTLVVIQFLSCLVQLPPLLSTTDILWLSCFCYPLLSISLLGKPPHSSIMSMATGKNLQSIPKKTQHYFLLCFLLKFSLTISSCLICFGFTLQSFCDSSRDRNLTNCSSVMLPSNDDRAPAWFEDFANGLLSAQKLTAALIVLHTGERAPWEGVDDGGRGAPLWKSDPHIAPLSPVFISITHVHRTKPLWRKSPLTNLWWAVTVPVVLLGQVVQTAVDLQLWTHRDSHVHFGLEDVPLLTWLLGCLSLVLVVVTNEIVKLHEIRVRVRYQKRQKLQFETKLGMNSPF from the exons GGCGAGCCTCCCTCAGCCCTGGGCCTGTCCACGCGGAAGGCCCTCAGCGTCCTGAAGGAGCAGCTGGAGGCAGTGCTGGAAGGACATCTCAGGGAGCGGAAGAAGTGTCTGACGTGGAAG GAGGTGTGGAGAAGCAGCTTCCTCCACCACAGTAACCGCTGCTCCTGCTTCCACTGGCCGGGGGCCTCACTCATGCTACTGGccgtgctgctgctgctgggctgCTGCGGGGGACAGCCAGCCGGGAG CCGTGGGGTGGGGCTGGTGAATGCCTCAGCCTTGTTCCTGTTACTGCTTCTCAACCTTGTGCTCATCGGGCGGCAAGACCGGCTGAAGCGTCGGGAGGTAGAGCGGAGGCTGCGAGGGATCATTGATCAAATCCAAG ATGCCCTCAGGGATGGCAGGGAGATCCAGTGGCCCAATGCCATGTATCCAGACCTCCACATGCCTTTTGCACCATCCTGGTCCTTGCACTGGGCCTACAGAGACGGACACCTGGTCAACCTGCCAGTCAGCCTGCTGGTTGAAGGAGACATCATAGCTTTGAGGCCTGGCCAGGAATCGTTTGCTTCTCTGAGGGGGATCAAG GATGACGAGCACATCGTCCTGGAGCCGGGAGACCTCTTCCCCCCcttctcccctccaccctcaccccgGGGAGAAGTGGAGAGAGGGCCACAGAGCCCCCAGCAGCACCGGCTTTTCCGTGTCCTTGAGACCCCTGTGATTGACAACGTCAG ATGGTGCCTGGACATGGCCCTGTCCCGACCAGTCACTGCCCTGGACAATGAGCGGTTCACAGTGCAGTCGGTGATGCTACACTATGCTGTGCCCGTGGTCCTG GCCGGCTTCCTCATCACCAATGCCCTGCGCTTCATCTTCAGTGCCCCGGGGGTCACTTCCTGGCAGTACACCCTCCTCCAGCTCCAG GTGAATGGCGTCCTGCCCATCCTCCCCCTGCTCTTTCCAGTCCTCTGGGTTCTGGCAACTGCCTGTGGAGAGGCCCGTGTCCTGGCCCAGATGAGcaaggcctcacccagctccctg CTGGCTAAGTTCTCAGAGGATACTCTCAGCAGCTATACGGAGGCTGTCTCCTCTCAG GAAATGCTGCGCTGCATTTGGGGCCACTTCCTGAGGGTGCTCGGGGGGACATCGCCAACGCTGAGCCACAGTTCCAGCCTGCTGCACAGCCTGGGCTCTGTCACG GTCCTGTGCTGTGTGGACAAACAGGGGATCCTGTCATGGCCAAATCCCAGCCCAGAGACTGTACTGTTCTTCAGCGGGAAGGTGGAGCCCCCTCACAGCAGCCACGAGGACCTCACCGATGGCCTATCCACCCGCTCCTTCTGCCATCCCGAG CCCCATGAACGAGACGCCCTCCTGGCTGGCTCCCTGAACAACACCCTGCACCTTTCCAATGAGCAGGAGCGTGGCGACTGGCCTGGCGAGGCTCCCAAGCCCCCCGAGCCCTATTCACACCACAAAGCGCATGGCCGCAGCAAACACCCATCTGGCTCCAAC ACCCAGCCTGGGATGGAGAGCGACCCCTACGAAGCAGAGGACTTTGTGTGTGACTACCACCTGGAGATGCTGAGCCTGTCCCAGGACCAGCAGAACCCCTCCTGCATCCAGTTTGATGACTCCAACTGGCAGCTGCACCTCACCTCCCTCAAACCCCTGGGCCTCAATGTGCTGCTGAACCTGTGTGATGCCAGCGTCACCGAGCGCCTGTGCCGATTCTCCGACCACCTGTGCAACATCGCCCTGCAAGAGAGCCACAGCGCCGTGCTGCCCGTCCATGTGCCCTGGGGCCTCTGCGAGCTTGCCCGCCTCATTG GCTTCACTCCTGGGGCCAAGGAGCTTTTCAAGCAGGAGAACCATCTGGCGCTGTACCGCCTCCCCAGTGCCGAGACAATGAAGGAGACATCGCTGGGGCGGCTCTCCTGTGTCACCAAGCGGCGGCCTCCCCTCAGCCACATGATCAGCCTCTTCATTAAAGACACCACCACCA GCACAGAGCAGATGCTGTCCCATGGCACCGCTGATGTGGTCTTAGAGGCCTGCACAGACTTCTGGGACGGAGCTGACATCTACCCTCTCTCGGGATCTGACAG AAAGAAAGTGCTCGACTTCTACCAGCGAGCCTGCCTGTCTGGGTATTGCTCTGCCTTCGCCTACAAGCCCATGAACTGCGCCCTGTCCTCTCAGCTCAACGGCAAGTGCATCGAGCTGGTACAGGTGCCCGGCCAAAGCAGCATCTTCACCATGTGCGAGCTGCCCAGCACCATCCCCATCAAGCAGAACGCCCGCCGCAGCAGCTGGAGCTCTGACG AAGGGATCGGGGAGGTGCTGGAGAAGGAAGACTGCATGCAGGCCCTGAGCGGCCAGATCTTCATGGGCATGGTGTCCTCCCAGTACCAGGCCCGGCTGGACATCGTGCGCCTCATTGATGGGCTTGTCAACGCCTGCATCCGCTTTGTCTACTTCTCTTTGGAGGATGAGCTCAAAAGCAAG GTGTTTGCAGAAAAAATGGGCCTGGAGACAGGCTGGAACTGCCACATCTCCCTCACACCCAATGGTGACATGCCTGGCTCCGAGATCcccccctccagccccagccacgCAGGCTCCCTGCATGATGACCTGAATCAGG TGTCCCGAGATGATGCAGAAGGGCTCCTCCTCATGGAGGAGGAGGGCCACTCGGACCTCATCAGCTTCCAGCCTACGGACAGCGACATCCCCAGCTTCCTGGAGGACTCCAACCGG GCCAAGCTGCCCCGGGGTATCCACCAAGTGCGGCCCCACCTGCAGAACATTGACAACGTGCCCCTGCTAGTGCCCCTTTTCACCGACTGCACCCCAGAGA CCATGTGTGAGATGATAAAGATCATGCAAGAGTACGGGGAGGTGACCTGCTGCCTGGGCAGCTCTGCCAACCTGCGGAACAGCTGCCTCTTCCTCCAGAGCGACATCAG CATTGCCCTGGATCCCCTGTACCCATCCCGTTGCTCCTGGGAGACCTTTGGCTACGCCACCAGCACCAGCATGGCCCAGGCCTCGGATGGCCTTTCTCCCCTGCAGCTGTCAGGGCAGCTCAACAGCCTGCCCTGTTCCCTGACCTTTCGCCAGGAGGAGACCATCAGCATCATCCGGCTTATCGAACAG GCTCGGCATGCCACCTATGGCATCCGTAAGTGCTTCCTCTTCCTGCTGCAGTGCCAGCTGACTCTTGTGGTCATCCAG TTCCTTTCTTGCCTGGTCCAGCTGCCGCCACTCCTGAGTACCACCGACATCCTGTGGCTGTCCTGCTTTTGCTACCCTCTGCTCAG CATCTCTCTGCTGGGGAAGCCCCCCCATAGCTCCATCATGTCTATGGCAACGGGGAAAAACCTCCAGTCCATTCCCAAGAAG ACCCAGCACTACTTCCTGCTCTGCTTCCTGCTCAAGTTCAGCCTCACCATCAGCTCCTGCCTCATCTGCTTTGGCTTCACACTGCAGAGCTTCTGTGACAGCTCCCGGGACCGCAACCTCACCAACTGCTCCTCCGTCATGCTGCCCAG CAACGACGACAGGGCTCCAGCCTGGTTTGAGGACTTTGCCAATGGACTGCTGTCGGCTCAGAAGCTCACGGCCGCCCTGATTGTCCTGCACACTGGTGAGAGGGCTCCCTGGGAGGGCGTGGATGATGGTGGGAGAGGAGCCCCACTGTGGAAGTCTGACCCCCACATCGCCCCACTTTCCCCAGTCTTCATTTCCATCACCCATGTGCATCGCACCAAGCCCCTGTGGAGAAAGAGCCCCTTGACCAACCTCTGGTGGGCCGTGACAGTGCCTGTGGT GCTGCTGGGTCAGGTGGTCCAGACGGCTGTGGACCTGCAGCTGTGGACACACAGGGACAGCCACGTCCACTTTGGCCTGGAGGACGTGCCCCTGCTGACATGGCTCCTGGGCTGCCTGTCCCTGGTCCTTGTGGTGGTGACCAATGAGATCGTGAAGCTACATGAGATTCG GGTCCGAGTCCGCTACCAGAAGCGACAGAAGCTGCAGTTTGAAACTAAGCTGGGCATGAACTCTCCCTTCTGA
- the TMEM94 gene encoding transmembrane protein 94 isoform X15, whose amino-acid sequence MLFKQAELWMSHQGKGNKGEPPSALGLSTRKALSVLKEQLEAVLEGHLRERKKCLTWKEVWRSSFLHHSNRCSCFHWPGASLMLLAVLLLLGCCGGQPAGSRGVGLVNASALFLLLLLNLVLIGRQDRLKRREVERRLRGIIDQIQDALRDGREIQWPNAMYPDLHMPFAPSWSLHWAYRDGHLVNLPVSLLVEGDIIALRPGQESFASLRGIKDDEHIVLEPGDLFPPFSPPPSPRGEVERGPQSPQQHRLFRVLETPVIDNVRWCLDMALSRPVTALDNERFTVQSVMLHYAVPVVLAGFLITNALRFIFSAPGVTSWQYTLLQLQVNGVLPILPLLFPVLWVLATACGEARVLAQMSKASPSSLLAKFSEDTLSSYTEAVSSQEMLRCIWGHFLRVLGGTSPTLSHSSSLLHSLGSVTVLCCVDKQGILSWPNPSPETVLFFSGKVEPPHSSHEDLTDGLSTRSFCHPEVEEEPHERDALLAGSLNNTLHLSNEQERGDWPGEAPKPPEPYSHHKAHGRSKHPSGSNVSFSRDTEGGEEEPSKTQPGMESDPYEAEDFVCDYHLEMLSLSQDQQNPSCIQFDDSNWQLHLTSLKPLGLNVLLNLCDASVTERLCRFSDHLCNIALQESHSAVLPVHVPWGLCELARLIGFTPGAKELFKQENHLALYRLPSAETMKETSLGRLSCVTKRRPPLSHMISLFIKDTTTSEPWLRWPAPGTEQMLSHGTADVVLEACTDFWDGADIYPLSGSDRKKVLDFYQRACLSGYCSAFAYKPMNCALSSQLNGKCIELVQVPGQSSIFTMCELPSTIPIKQNARRSSWSSDEGIGEVLEKEDCMQALSGQIFMGMVSSQYQARLDIVRLIDGLVNACIRFVYFSLEDELKSKVFAEKMGLETGWNCHISLTPNGDMPGSEIPPSSPSHAGSLHDDLNQVSRDDAEGLLLMEEEGHSDLISFQPTDSDIPSFLEDSNRAKLPRGIHQVRPHLQNIDNVPLLVPLFTDCTPETMCEMIKIMQEYGEVTCCLGSSANLRNSCLFLQSDISIALDPLYPSRCSWETFGYATSTSMAQASDGLSPLQLSGQLNSLPCSLTFRQEETISIIRLIEQARHATYGIRKCFLFLLQCQLTLVVIQFLSCLVQLPPLLSTTDILWLSCFCYPLLSISLLGKPPHSSIMSMATGKNLQSIPKKTQHYFLLCFLLKFSLTISSCLICFGFTLQSFCDSSRDRNLTNCSSVMLPSNDDRAPAWFEDFANGLLSAQKLTAALIVLHTVFISITHVHRTKPLWRKSPLTNLWWAVTVPVVLLGQVVQTAVDLQLWTHRDSHVHFGLEDVPLLTWLLGCLSLVLVVVTNEIVKLHEIRVRVRYQKRQKLQFETKLGMNSPF is encoded by the exons GGCGAGCCTCCCTCAGCCCTGGGCCTGTCCACGCGGAAGGCCCTCAGCGTCCTGAAGGAGCAGCTGGAGGCAGTGCTGGAAGGACATCTCAGGGAGCGGAAGAAGTGTCTGACGTGGAAG GAGGTGTGGAGAAGCAGCTTCCTCCACCACAGTAACCGCTGCTCCTGCTTCCACTGGCCGGGGGCCTCACTCATGCTACTGGccgtgctgctgctgctgggctgCTGCGGGGGACAGCCAGCCGGGAG CCGTGGGGTGGGGCTGGTGAATGCCTCAGCCTTGTTCCTGTTACTGCTTCTCAACCTTGTGCTCATCGGGCGGCAAGACCGGCTGAAGCGTCGGGAGGTAGAGCGGAGGCTGCGAGGGATCATTGATCAAATCCAAG ATGCCCTCAGGGATGGCAGGGAGATCCAGTGGCCCAATGCCATGTATCCAGACCTCCACATGCCTTTTGCACCATCCTGGTCCTTGCACTGGGCCTACAGAGACGGACACCTGGTCAACCTGCCAGTCAGCCTGCTGGTTGAAGGAGACATCATAGCTTTGAGGCCTGGCCAGGAATCGTTTGCTTCTCTGAGGGGGATCAAG GATGACGAGCACATCGTCCTGGAGCCGGGAGACCTCTTCCCCCCcttctcccctccaccctcaccccgGGGAGAAGTGGAGAGAGGGCCACAGAGCCCCCAGCAGCACCGGCTTTTCCGTGTCCTTGAGACCCCTGTGATTGACAACGTCAG ATGGTGCCTGGACATGGCCCTGTCCCGACCAGTCACTGCCCTGGACAATGAGCGGTTCACAGTGCAGTCGGTGATGCTACACTATGCTGTGCCCGTGGTCCTG GCCGGCTTCCTCATCACCAATGCCCTGCGCTTCATCTTCAGTGCCCCGGGGGTCACTTCCTGGCAGTACACCCTCCTCCAGCTCCAG GTGAATGGCGTCCTGCCCATCCTCCCCCTGCTCTTTCCAGTCCTCTGGGTTCTGGCAACTGCCTGTGGAGAGGCCCGTGTCCTGGCCCAGATGAGcaaggcctcacccagctccctg CTGGCTAAGTTCTCAGAGGATACTCTCAGCAGCTATACGGAGGCTGTCTCCTCTCAG GAAATGCTGCGCTGCATTTGGGGCCACTTCCTGAGGGTGCTCGGGGGGACATCGCCAACGCTGAGCCACAGTTCCAGCCTGCTGCACAGCCTGGGCTCTGTCACG GTCCTGTGCTGTGTGGACAAACAGGGGATCCTGTCATGGCCAAATCCCAGCCCAGAGACTGTACTGTTCTTCAGCGGGAAGGTGGAGCCCCCTCACAGCAGCCACGAGGACCTCACCGATGGCCTATCCACCCGCTCCTTCTGCCATCCCGAGGTAGAGGAGGAG CCCCATGAACGAGACGCCCTCCTGGCTGGCTCCCTGAACAACACCCTGCACCTTTCCAATGAGCAGGAGCGTGGCGACTGGCCTGGCGAGGCTCCCAAGCCCCCCGAGCCCTATTCACACCACAAAGCGCATGGCCGCAGCAAACACCCATCTGGCTCCAACGTGAGCTTCAGCAGGGACACCGAGGGTGGTGAAGAAGAGCCCAGCAAG ACCCAGCCTGGGATGGAGAGCGACCCCTACGAAGCAGAGGACTTTGTGTGTGACTACCACCTGGAGATGCTGAGCCTGTCCCAGGACCAGCAGAACCCCTCCTGCATCCAGTTTGATGACTCCAACTGGCAGCTGCACCTCACCTCCCTCAAACCCCTGGGCCTCAATGTGCTGCTGAACCTGTGTGATGCCAGCGTCACCGAGCGCCTGTGCCGATTCTCCGACCACCTGTGCAACATCGCCCTGCAAGAGAGCCACAGCGCCGTGCTGCCCGTCCATGTGCCCTGGGGCCTCTGCGAGCTTGCCCGCCTCATTG GCTTCACTCCTGGGGCCAAGGAGCTTTTCAAGCAGGAGAACCATCTGGCGCTGTACCGCCTCCCCAGTGCCGAGACAATGAAGGAGACATCGCTGGGGCGGCTCTCCTGTGTCACCAAGCGGCGGCCTCCCCTCAGCCACATGATCAGCCTCTTCATTAAAGACACCACCACCAGTGAGCCCTGGCTACGTTGGCCAGCACCAG GCACAGAGCAGATGCTGTCCCATGGCACCGCTGATGTGGTCTTAGAGGCCTGCACAGACTTCTGGGACGGAGCTGACATCTACCCTCTCTCGGGATCTGACAG AAAGAAAGTGCTCGACTTCTACCAGCGAGCCTGCCTGTCTGGGTATTGCTCTGCCTTCGCCTACAAGCCCATGAACTGCGCCCTGTCCTCTCAGCTCAACGGCAAGTGCATCGAGCTGGTACAGGTGCCCGGCCAAAGCAGCATCTTCACCATGTGCGAGCTGCCCAGCACCATCCCCATCAAGCAGAACGCCCGCCGCAGCAGCTGGAGCTCTGACG AAGGGATCGGGGAGGTGCTGGAGAAGGAAGACTGCATGCAGGCCCTGAGCGGCCAGATCTTCATGGGCATGGTGTCCTCCCAGTACCAGGCCCGGCTGGACATCGTGCGCCTCATTGATGGGCTTGTCAACGCCTGCATCCGCTTTGTCTACTTCTCTTTGGAGGATGAGCTCAAAAGCAAG GTGTTTGCAGAAAAAATGGGCCTGGAGACAGGCTGGAACTGCCACATCTCCCTCACACCCAATGGTGACATGCCTGGCTCCGAGATCcccccctccagccccagccacgCAGGCTCCCTGCATGATGACCTGAATCAGG TGTCCCGAGATGATGCAGAAGGGCTCCTCCTCATGGAGGAGGAGGGCCACTCGGACCTCATCAGCTTCCAGCCTACGGACAGCGACATCCCCAGCTTCCTGGAGGACTCCAACCGG GCCAAGCTGCCCCGGGGTATCCACCAAGTGCGGCCCCACCTGCAGAACATTGACAACGTGCCCCTGCTAGTGCCCCTTTTCACCGACTGCACCCCAGAGA CCATGTGTGAGATGATAAAGATCATGCAAGAGTACGGGGAGGTGACCTGCTGCCTGGGCAGCTCTGCCAACCTGCGGAACAGCTGCCTCTTCCTCCAGAGCGACATCAG CATTGCCCTGGATCCCCTGTACCCATCCCGTTGCTCCTGGGAGACCTTTGGCTACGCCACCAGCACCAGCATGGCCCAGGCCTCGGATGGCCTTTCTCCCCTGCAGCTGTCAGGGCAGCTCAACAGCCTGCCCTGTTCCCTGACCTTTCGCCAGGAGGAGACCATCAGCATCATCCGGCTTATCGAACAG GCTCGGCATGCCACCTATGGCATCCGTAAGTGCTTCCTCTTCCTGCTGCAGTGCCAGCTGACTCTTGTGGTCATCCAG TTCCTTTCTTGCCTGGTCCAGCTGCCGCCACTCCTGAGTACCACCGACATCCTGTGGCTGTCCTGCTTTTGCTACCCTCTGCTCAG CATCTCTCTGCTGGGGAAGCCCCCCCATAGCTCCATCATGTCTATGGCAACGGGGAAAAACCTCCAGTCCATTCCCAAGAAG ACCCAGCACTACTTCCTGCTCTGCTTCCTGCTCAAGTTCAGCCTCACCATCAGCTCCTGCCTCATCTGCTTTGGCTTCACACTGCAGAGCTTCTGTGACAGCTCCCGGGACCGCAACCTCACCAACTGCTCCTCCGTCATGCTGCCCAG CAACGACGACAGGGCTCCAGCCTGGTTTGAGGACTTTGCCAATGGACTGCTGTCGGCTCAGAAGCTCACGGCCGCCCTGATTGTCCTGCACACTG TCTTCATTTCCATCACCCATGTGCATCGCACCAAGCCCCTGTGGAGAAAGAGCCCCTTGACCAACCTCTGGTGGGCCGTGACAGTGCCTGTGGT GCTGCTGGGTCAGGTGGTCCAGACGGCTGTGGACCTGCAGCTGTGGACACACAGGGACAGCCACGTCCACTTTGGCCTGGAGGACGTGCCCCTGCTGACATGGCTCCTGGGCTGCCTGTCCCTGGTCCTTGTGGTGGTGACCAATGAGATCGTGAAGCTACATGAGATTCG GGTCCGAGTCCGCTACCAGAAGCGACAGAAGCTGCAGTTTGAAACTAAGCTGGGCATGAACTCTCCCTTCTGA